The Prinia subflava isolate CZ2003 ecotype Zambia chromosome 5, Cam_Psub_1.2, whole genome shotgun sequence genome window below encodes:
- the BTBD18 gene encoding BTB/POZ domain-containing protein 18, whose protein sequence is MGSPPAPPQLVYRSTRLLRTAFQHLHQQQQRADVFCDVVLWAEGEAVVAHCSVLSVCSPFFMEQLGRELPPQGCRVVLELAGLKIGVLRKLVRFFYTAELEVTQEEVHEVLAAARRLRVTELESLQLWGGRLVRLGPQRQLDRSCLHSTQEVSTLATPVTAEPGGASFGVSPQRQPRSLGHAHPSPIGRMRLRKVESWGRWEVVREVQPSPVPRAVVVGDVGVTEAQPPQDVGAREQVSECSPPCQPTSANGMQQHGDSPVSQRGCQQAVPPETPGSDTEEEEVDVGTGELFLPPGTVCLWPCPSSESEEEVDVLT, encoded by the exons ATGGGTTCTCCCCCAGCGCCCCCGCAGCTGGTGTACCGCAGCACCCGCCTGCTGCGCACGGCCTTCCAGCacctccaccagcagcagcagcgagccGACGTCTTCTGCGATGTGGTCCTGTGGGCTGAAG GTGAGGCAGTGGTGGCCCATTGCAGTGTTCTCTCCGTCTGCAGCCCCTTCTTCATGGAGCAGCTGGGCCGGGAGCTGCCCCCCCAGGGTTGCAGggtggtgctggagctggcGGGGCTGAAGATTGGGGTGCTGCGCAAGCTGGTGCGCTTCTTCTACACTGCTGAGCTGGAGGTCACGCAGGAGGAGGTGCACGAAGTGCTGGCAGCCGCCCGCCGCCTCCGTGTCACCGAGCTCGAGTcgctgcagctctggggaggacGCCTGGTGAGGCTGGGACCCCAGCGGCAGCTGGACCGCTCCTGCCTGCACTCCACCCAGGAAGTCTCCACCTTGGCGACACCTGTCACAGCTGAGCCTGGTGGTGCCAGCTTTGGAGTGTCCCCCCAGAGGCAGCCACGCTCTCTGGGGCACGCACACCCCAGCCCTATCGGGAGGATGAGGCTGCGGAAGGTGGAGAGCTGGGGGCGCTGGGAGGTGGTGCGGGAGGTGCAGCCCTCCCCCGTGCCTCGGGCAGTGGTGGTGGGTGATGTGGGGGTGACAGAAGCACAGCCTCCCCAGGATGTGGGTGCACGGGAGCAGGTGAGCGAGTGctccccaccctgccagccCACCAGTGCAAATGGGATGCAGCAGCATGGGGACTCCCCGGTGTCCCAACGGGGCTGCCAGCAAGCAGtacccccagagacccctggaaGTGACACcgaagaggaggaggtggatgtggggacaggggagctGTTCCTGCCCCCTGGCACAGTCTGCCTCTGGCCCTGTCCCTCGTCCGAGTCAGAAGAGGAGGTGGATGTCCTCACCTAA
- the SELENOH gene encoding selenoprotein H — MAPRGRKRGAQRAAAAAEATETAGAPQKRARAQVQDEGSPGDVGPRVVIEHCKSURVFGRNAAAVSEALRGAMAHLPVDINPRPPRRNSFEVSLVKEDGSTVELWSGIGKGPPRKLKFPQPETVVEALKSSLA; from the exons ATGGCTCCCCGCGGGAGGAAGCGCGGAGCCCagcgggcggcggcagcggccgaGGCAACGGAGACAGCGGGAGCTCCGCAGAAGCGAGCGCGGGCCCAGGTTCAAGACGAGGGCAGCCCCGGGGACGTCGGCCCCCGTGTCGTCATCGAGCACTG CAAGAGCTGACGCGTGTTCGGGCGCAACGCGGCGGCGGTGAGCGAGGCCCTTCGCGGGGCCATGGCCCACCTCCCCGTGGACATCAACCCCCGGCCGCCGCGCAGGAACAGCTTCGAGGTGTCCCTGGTGAAGGAGGACGGCAGCA CCGTGGAGCTGTGGAGCGGTATCGGGAAGGGGCCCCCCCGCAAGCTCAAGTTCCCGCAGCCAGAGACTGTAGTGGAAGCCCTGAAGAGCAGCTTGGCATAG
- the TMX2 gene encoding thioredoxin-related transmembrane protein 2 isoform X2: protein MAVVAPLLALLWGLPGLCRWLARPYYPLSALLAAAFLIVRKVPPLCRGLPSQREDGNPCDFDWREVEILMFLSAIVMMKNRRSITVEQHIGNIFMFSKVANAILFFRLDIRMGLLYLTLCIVFLMTCKPPLYMGPEYIKYFSDKTIDEELERDKRVTWIVEFFANWSSECQSFAPIFADLSLKYNCSGLQFGKVDVGRYTDVSTRYKVSTSPLTKQLPTLILFQGGTEIMRRPQIDKKGRAVSWTFSEENVIREFNLNELYQKAKKQSKPREEGPEEPPAVPAAAPQEETKKDK from the exons ATGGCGGTGGTGGCGccgctgctggccctgctgtggggGCTGCCCGGCCTCTGCCGATGGCTCGCCCGGCCCTACTACCCGCTCTCCGCGCTGCTCGCCGCCGCCTTCCTGATCGTGCGCAAGGTCCCGCCGCTCTGCCGTGGCCTGCCCTCGCAGCGGGAGGATGGTAACCCGTGTGACTTTGACTGG AGGGAGGTGGAGATCCTCATGTTCCTCAGTGCCATTGTCATGATGAAGAACCGGCGCTCCA TCACCGTGGAGCAGCACATCGGGAATATCTTCATGTTCAGCAAAGTGGCCAATGCCATCCTGTTCTTCCGCCTCGACATCCGCATGGGGCTGCTCTACCTCACGCTCTGCATAG TGTTCCTGATGACCTGCAAGCCACCCCTTTACATGGGCCCTGAATACATCAAATACTTCAGTGACAAGACCATCGAT gaggagctggagagggacaagCGGGTGACGTGGATTGTTGAGTTCTTTGCCAACTGGTCCAGTGAGTGCCAGTCTTTTGCCCCCATCTTCGCCGACCTCTCTCTCAA gtACAACTGCTCAGGACTACAGTTTGGGAAGGTAGATGTGGGCCGGTACACAGACGTCAGCACCAG GTACAAGGTCAGCACCTCGCCTCTCACCAAGCAGCTGCCCACCCTCATCCTCTTCCAGGGTGGGACAGAGATCATGCGGCGACCGCAGATCGACAAGAAGGGCCGGGCTGTGTCCTGGACCTTCTCTGAG GAGAATGTAATCCGGGAGTTCAACCTCAACGAGCTCTACCAGAAGGCCAAGAAGCAGTCGAAGCCACGGGAAGAGGGGCCTGAGGAGCCCCCAGCCGTGCCAGCGGCTGCGCCTCAGGAGGAGACCAAGAAGGACAAGTAG
- the TMX2 gene encoding thioredoxin-related transmembrane protein 2 isoform X1: MAVVAPLLALLWGLPGLCRWLARPYYPLSALLAAAFLIVRKVPPLCRGLPSQREDGNPCDFDWREVEILMFLSAIVMMKNRRSITVEQHIGNIFMFSKVANAILFFRLDIRMGLLYLTLCIVFLMTCKPPLYMGPEYIKYFSDKTIDEELERDKRVTWIVEFFANWSSECQSFAPIFADLSLKYNCSGLQFGKVDVGRYTDVSTRCGEHSLGKQGPLRASPCDPPAPSGCLRVTVGLSCHRYKVSTSPLTKQLPTLILFQGGTEIMRRPQIDKKGRAVSWTFSEENVIREFNLNELYQKAKKQSKPREEGPEEPPAVPAAAPQEETKKDK, from the exons ATGGCGGTGGTGGCGccgctgctggccctgctgtggggGCTGCCCGGCCTCTGCCGATGGCTCGCCCGGCCCTACTACCCGCTCTCCGCGCTGCTCGCCGCCGCCTTCCTGATCGTGCGCAAGGTCCCGCCGCTCTGCCGTGGCCTGCCCTCGCAGCGGGAGGATGGTAACCCGTGTGACTTTGACTGG AGGGAGGTGGAGATCCTCATGTTCCTCAGTGCCATTGTCATGATGAAGAACCGGCGCTCCA TCACCGTGGAGCAGCACATCGGGAATATCTTCATGTTCAGCAAAGTGGCCAATGCCATCCTGTTCTTCCGCCTCGACATCCGCATGGGGCTGCTCTACCTCACGCTCTGCATAG TGTTCCTGATGACCTGCAAGCCACCCCTTTACATGGGCCCTGAATACATCAAATACTTCAGTGACAAGACCATCGAT gaggagctggagagggacaagCGGGTGACGTGGATTGTTGAGTTCTTTGCCAACTGGTCCAGTGAGTGCCAGTCTTTTGCCCCCATCTTCGCCGACCTCTCTCTCAA gtACAACTGCTCAGGACTACAGTTTGGGAAGGTAGATGTGGGCCGGTACACAGACGTCAGCACCAGGTGTGGAGAACACAGCCTGGGCAAGCAGGGCCCACTCCGGGCCAGTCCCTGTGACCCTCCAGCCCCCTCTGGCTGCCTGAGGGTCACTGTTGGCTTGTCCTGCCACAGGTACAAGGTCAGCACCTCGCCTCTCACCAAGCAGCTGCCCACCCTCATCCTCTTCCAGGGTGGGACAGAGATCATGCGGCGACCGCAGATCGACAAGAAGGGCCGGGCTGTGTCCTGGACCTTCTCTGAG GAGAATGTAATCCGGGAGTTCAACCTCAACGAGCTCTACCAGAAGGCCAAGAAGCAGTCGAAGCCACGGGAAGAGGGGCCTGAGGAGCCCCCAGCCGTGCCAGCGGCTGCGCCTCAGGAGGAGACCAAGAAGGACAAGTAG